In Ciona intestinalis unplaced genomic scaffold, KH HT001063.1, whole genome shotgun sequence, the following proteins share a genomic window:
- the LOC100185732 gene encoding protein artemis isoform X3, giving the protein MSSFMGQMLNYRFLSIDRFDGENLGSFSFFLSHCHTDHMVGLTHEAFKYKLKCQPDVKLFTSEVTKCLLLADEKFLFLLPNIEVLLIEVPKLLRIKTKSIVEELTVTLLPAGHCPGSVMFLFEGAEGTMLYTGDFRLSHSSASRMPCLKNKVIDHIYVDTTFCIEEAWYIPPRELCVKNLLKIVQQWIVRGNQYVVRLNMSAKYGYEYLIEELHKSFGEKIYCSRAKNYDCLPNIASILTTDPTCSHIFVCYKTEILGNQWKASKMDVADMFKNVQWLTINLSTMYFTNCEEAHVVEVQTNKQCYRLCFSFHSSLSEICSFLRQIKPTHIHANVLPSINETFYSVEERLRRLCTNQTHSMASYSNKWMPFRYTWKRRNKV; this is encoded by the exons atGAGCAGTTTTATGGGACAAATGTTAAACTATAGATTTCTCTCCATTGACCGATTTGATGGAGAAAACCTTGgctctttttctttttttctttcacaTTGTCACACTGATCATATGGTTGGGTTAACACATGAAGctttcaaatataaattaaaatgtcaACCAGATGTAAAGTTGTTTACTTCAGAAGTGACAAAATGTCTTTTGCTTGCTGATGAAAAGTTCTTGTTTCTGTTACCAAATATTGAAGTTTTATTGATAGAAGTTCCAAAG TTGCTGAGGATCAAAACAAAGAGCATAGTTGAAGAACTCACTGTCACTTTGTTACCTGCTGGCCACTGCCCTGGATCTGTTAT GTTTTTGTTTGAAGGTGCTGAAGGAACAATGTTATATACCGGAGATTTCCGATTATCACACAGTTCTGCAAGTAGAATgccatgtttaaaaaat AAGGTGATTGATCATATATACGTTGACACAACATTTTGTATTGAGGAGGCATGGTATATTCCACCAAGAGAACTTTGTGTGAAGAATCTTTTAAAGATTGTGCAACAGTGGATAGTTAgag gcAACCAATACGTCGTTCGACTAAACATGAGTGCCAAATATGGATATGAATATTTAATAGAAGAGTTACATAAAAGTTTTGGAGAAAAAATTTATTGCTCCAGGGCTAAGAACTATGATTGTCTGCCTAACATTGCATCAATTCTTACAACGGATCCAACATGTTctcatatatttgtttgttataagACTGAG ATACTTGGTAATCAATGGAAGGCAAGTAAAATGGATGTTGCCGACATGTTTAAGAATGTACAATGGTTAACAATCAACCTGAGTacaatgtattttacaaattgtGAAGAAGCACATGTAGTGGAGGTACAAACTAACAAGCAATGTTACagactttgtttttcttttcacTCATCACTAAGTGAG ATTTGCAGTTTTTTGAGACAAATAAAGCCAACCCACATCCATGCAAATGTGCTTCCatcaataaatgaaactttttattctgttgaaGAAAGATTGCGACGTTTATGTACAAACCAAACGCATAGCAtg GCTAGTTACTCGAACAAATGGATGCCATTCAGATATACCTGGAAAAGGAGAAACAAGGTATGA
- the LOC100185732 gene encoding protein artemis isoform X2, translating into MSSFMGQMLNYRFLSIDRFDGENLGSFSFFLSHCHTDHMVGLTHEAFKYKLKCQPDVKLFTSEVTKCLLLADEKFLFLLPNIEVLLIEVPKLLRIKTKSIVEELTVTLLPAGHCPGSVMFLFEGAEGTMLYTGDFRLSHSSASRMPCLKNKVIDHIYVDTTFCIEEAWYIPPRELCVKNLLKIVQQWIVRGNQYVVRLNMSAKYGYEYLIEELHKSFGEKIYCSRAKNYDCLPNIASILTTDPTCSHIFVCYKTEILGNQWKASKMDVADMFKNVQWLTINLSTMYFTNCEEAHVVEVQTNKQCYRLCFSFHSSLSEICSFLRQIKPTHIHANVLPSINETFYSVEERLRRLCTNQTHSMQQSYQPLGSIQSSNNQCVQVVQRSNSLDVLHSNKG; encoded by the exons atGAGCAGTTTTATGGGACAAATGTTAAACTATAGATTTCTCTCCATTGACCGATTTGATGGAGAAAACCTTGgctctttttctttttttctttcacaTTGTCACACTGATCATATGGTTGGGTTAACACATGAAGctttcaaatataaattaaaatgtcaACCAGATGTAAAGTTGTTTACTTCAGAAGTGACAAAATGTCTTTTGCTTGCTGATGAAAAGTTCTTGTTTCTGTTACCAAATATTGAAGTTTTATTGATAGAAGTTCCAAAG TTGCTGAGGATCAAAACAAAGAGCATAGTTGAAGAACTCACTGTCACTTTGTTACCTGCTGGCCACTGCCCTGGATCTGTTAT GTTTTTGTTTGAAGGTGCTGAAGGAACAATGTTATATACCGGAGATTTCCGATTATCACACAGTTCTGCAAGTAGAATgccatgtttaaaaaat AAGGTGATTGATCATATATACGTTGACACAACATTTTGTATTGAGGAGGCATGGTATATTCCACCAAGAGAACTTTGTGTGAAGAATCTTTTAAAGATTGTGCAACAGTGGATAGTTAgag gcAACCAATACGTCGTTCGACTAAACATGAGTGCCAAATATGGATATGAATATTTAATAGAAGAGTTACATAAAAGTTTTGGAGAAAAAATTTATTGCTCCAGGGCTAAGAACTATGATTGTCTGCCTAACATTGCATCAATTCTTACAACGGATCCAACATGTTctcatatatttgtttgttataagACTGAG ATACTTGGTAATCAATGGAAGGCAAGTAAAATGGATGTTGCCGACATGTTTAAGAATGTACAATGGTTAACAATCAACCTGAGTacaatgtattttacaaattgtGAAGAAGCACATGTAGTGGAGGTACAAACTAACAAGCAATGTTACagactttgtttttcttttcacTCATCACTAAGTGAG ATTTGCAGTTTTTTGAGACAAATAAAGCCAACCCACATCCATGCAAATGTGCTTCCatcaataaatgaaactttttattctgttgaaGAAAGATTGCGACGTTTATGTACAAACCAAACGCATAGCAtg CAACAGTCATACCAACCTCTTGGTTCGATACAATCAAGTAACAATCAATGTGTTCAAGTTGTGCAAAGATCTAATTCCCTTGATGTACTTCATAGCAATAAAG GCTAG
- the LOC100185732 gene encoding protein artemis isoform X1 — protein sequence MSSFMGQMLNYRFLSIDRFDGENLGSFSFFLSHCHTDHMVGLTHEAFKYKLKCQPDVKLFTSEVTKCLLLADEKFLFLLPNIEVLLIEVPKLLRIKTKSIVEELTVTLLPAGHCPGSVMFLFEGAEGTMLYTGDFRLSHSSASRMPCLKNKVIDHIYVDTTFCIEEAWYIPPRELCVKNLLKIVQQWIVRGNQYVVRLNMSAKYGYEYLIEELHKSFGEKIYCSRAKNYDCLPNIASILTTDPTCSHIFVCYKTEILGNQWKASKMDVADMFKNVQWLTINLSTMYFTNCEEAHVVEVQTNKQCYRLCFSFHSSLSEICSFLRQIKPTHIHANVLPSINETFYSVEERLRRLCTNQTHSMQQSYQPLGSIQSSNNQCVQVVQRSNSLDVLHSNKGFSFAQRKRKNHS from the exons atGAGCAGTTTTATGGGACAAATGTTAAACTATAGATTTCTCTCCATTGACCGATTTGATGGAGAAAACCTTGgctctttttctttttttctttcacaTTGTCACACTGATCATATGGTTGGGTTAACACATGAAGctttcaaatataaattaaaatgtcaACCAGATGTAAAGTTGTTTACTTCAGAAGTGACAAAATGTCTTTTGCTTGCTGATGAAAAGTTCTTGTTTCTGTTACCAAATATTGAAGTTTTATTGATAGAAGTTCCAAAG TTGCTGAGGATCAAAACAAAGAGCATAGTTGAAGAACTCACTGTCACTTTGTTACCTGCTGGCCACTGCCCTGGATCTGTTAT GTTTTTGTTTGAAGGTGCTGAAGGAACAATGTTATATACCGGAGATTTCCGATTATCACACAGTTCTGCAAGTAGAATgccatgtttaaaaaat AAGGTGATTGATCATATATACGTTGACACAACATTTTGTATTGAGGAGGCATGGTATATTCCACCAAGAGAACTTTGTGTGAAGAATCTTTTAAAGATTGTGCAACAGTGGATAGTTAgag gcAACCAATACGTCGTTCGACTAAACATGAGTGCCAAATATGGATATGAATATTTAATAGAAGAGTTACATAAAAGTTTTGGAGAAAAAATTTATTGCTCCAGGGCTAAGAACTATGATTGTCTGCCTAACATTGCATCAATTCTTACAACGGATCCAACATGTTctcatatatttgtttgttataagACTGAG ATACTTGGTAATCAATGGAAGGCAAGTAAAATGGATGTTGCCGACATGTTTAAGAATGTACAATGGTTAACAATCAACCTGAGTacaatgtattttacaaattgtGAAGAAGCACATGTAGTGGAGGTACAAACTAACAAGCAATGTTACagactttgtttttcttttcacTCATCACTAAGTGAG ATTTGCAGTTTTTTGAGACAAATAAAGCCAACCCACATCCATGCAAATGTGCTTCCatcaataaatgaaactttttattctgttgaaGAAAGATTGCGACGTTTATGTACAAACCAAACGCATAGCAtg CAACAGTCATACCAACCTCTTGGTTCGATACAATCAAGTAACAATCAATGTGTTCAAGTTGTGCAAAGATCTAATTCCCTTGATGTACTTCATAGCAATAAAGGTTTTAGTTTTGCTCAAAGAAAACGAAAAAACCATTCTTAA
- the LOC100185732 gene encoding protein artemis isoform X4, whose protein sequence is MVGLTHEAFKYKLKCQPDVKLFTSEVTKCLLLADEKFLFLLPNIEVLLIEVPKLLRIKTKSIVEELTVTLLPAGHCPGSVMFLFEGAEGTMLYTGDFRLSHSSASRMPCLKNVIDHIYVDTTFCIEEAWYIPPRELCVKNLLKIVQQWIVRGNQYVVRLNMSAKYGYEYLIEELHKSFGEKIYCSRAKNYDCLPNIASILTTDPTCSHIFVCYKTEILGNQWKASKMDVADMFKNVQWLTINLSTMYFTNCEEAHVVEVQTNKQCYRLCFSFHSSLSEICSFLRQIKPTHIHANVLPSINETFYSVEERLRRLCTNQTHSMQQSYQPLGSIQSSNNQCVQVVQRSNSLDVLHSNKGFSFAQRKRKNHS, encoded by the exons ATGGTTGGGTTAACACATGAAGctttcaaatataaattaaaatgtcaACCAGATGTAAAGTTGTTTACTTCAGAAGTGACAAAATGTCTTTTGCTTGCTGATGAAAAGTTCTTGTTTCTGTTACCAAATATTGAAGTTTTATTGATAGAAGTTCCAAAG TTGCTGAGGATCAAAACAAAGAGCATAGTTGAAGAACTCACTGTCACTTTGTTACCTGCTGGCCACTGCCCTGGATCTGTTAT GTTTTTGTTTGAAGGTGCTGAAGGAACAATGTTATATACCGGAGATTTCCGATTATCACACAGTTCTGCAAGTAGAATgccatgtttaaaaaat GTGATTGATCATATATACGTTGACACAACATTTTGTATTGAGGAGGCATGGTATATTCCACCAAGAGAACTTTGTGTGAAGAATCTTTTAAAGATTGTGCAACAGTGGATAGTTAgag gcAACCAATACGTCGTTCGACTAAACATGAGTGCCAAATATGGATATGAATATTTAATAGAAGAGTTACATAAAAGTTTTGGAGAAAAAATTTATTGCTCCAGGGCTAAGAACTATGATTGTCTGCCTAACATTGCATCAATTCTTACAACGGATCCAACATGTTctcatatatttgtttgttataagACTGAG ATACTTGGTAATCAATGGAAGGCAAGTAAAATGGATGTTGCCGACATGTTTAAGAATGTACAATGGTTAACAATCAACCTGAGTacaatgtattttacaaattgtGAAGAAGCACATGTAGTGGAGGTACAAACTAACAAGCAATGTTACagactttgtttttcttttcacTCATCACTAAGTGAG ATTTGCAGTTTTTTGAGACAAATAAAGCCAACCCACATCCATGCAAATGTGCTTCCatcaataaatgaaactttttattctgttgaaGAAAGATTGCGACGTTTATGTACAAACCAAACGCATAGCAtg CAACAGTCATACCAACCTCTTGGTTCGATACAATCAAGTAACAATCAATGTGTTCAAGTTGTGCAAAGATCTAATTCCCTTGATGTACTTCATAGCAATAAAGGTTTTAGTTTTGCTCAAAGAAAACGAAAAAACCATTCTTAA